The following are encoded in a window of bacterium genomic DNA:
- a CDS encoding dihydrofolate reductase, with protein MARVSAIAAIGRNRVLGKDNQLLWHIPDDLKRFKEITSGHPIIMGRKTFESILASLGKPLPGRTNIVVTRDASWQHEGVLTAASIEDAIMKAAKAPGADEVFIGGGGEIYRQALPFTDRLYLTLIEDDKEGDSFFPEYENEFTKVVSDETREHEGLKYRWVDLER; from the coding sequence ATGGCCCGTGTCAGTGCTATCGCCGCAATCGGACGCAATCGCGTTTTGGGCAAGGATAATCAGCTGCTTTGGCATATTCCTGACGACCTGAAGCGTTTTAAGGAGATCACCTCCGGCCATCCCATCATCATGGGTCGCAAGACATTCGAGTCGATTCTCGCGTCGCTCGGGAAGCCTCTGCCGGGGCGCACGAATATCGTCGTTACTCGGGATGCTTCGTGGCAGCATGAAGGCGTGCTTACTGCGGCGTCGATTGAAGATGCTATCATGAAAGCCGCAAAAGCGCCGGGAGCGGATGAGGTTTTTATCGGCGGCGGCGGCGAGATCTATCGCCAGGCGCTTCCATTTACCGACCGGCTGTATCTCACACTCATCGAGGACGATAAGGAAGGGGATTCGTTCTTTCCGGAATATGAGAATGAATTTACGAAGGTGGTTTCGGATGAGACTCGAGAGCATGAAGGGCTGAAATACCGCTGGGTGGATTTGGAACGTTGA
- a CDS encoding thymidylate synthase has product MTKFDALYQDMLKRIVKEGVREKNKRTGHEVAAIPGLHFSIDLEKEGFPLLTLRKIPVKMFVAEQIWFVSGARKPADFLRDYTKIWDVFTNPADVVTVAYGYRWRKHFGRDQLGLLVKHLKEDPTSRHGVVITWDPGGDGLGVTNRKNVPCPYTFTVNIIGGRLNLHNMVRSNDMVLGFPSDVAGFALLQHMLAQKLGVKAGTYSHSISNAHIYDNQYDAVKEMVKRKNAHKPIKVALPKAAYDRAEKKDPKLVAQIVEVFQAQYSPMDAIKGLQIVM; this is encoded by the coding sequence ATGACGAAATTCGATGCGCTCTATCAGGACATGCTCAAGCGTATCGTCAAGGAAGGCGTACGCGAAAAGAACAAGCGAACGGGCCATGAAGTAGCGGCGATACCGGGCCTCCATTTCTCCATCGACCTCGAAAAAGAGGGATTCCCGCTCCTCACGCTCCGCAAGATCCCCGTGAAGATGTTCGTGGCGGAGCAGATATGGTTCGTCTCCGGTGCACGTAAGCCGGCGGATTTCCTGCGCGATTACACGAAAATCTGGGACGTGTTCACGAATCCGGCGGATGTGGTGACCGTTGCGTATGGCTACCGTTGGCGCAAGCATTTCGGGCGCGATCAGCTCGGGCTCTTGGTGAAGCATCTCAAGGAAGATCCGACATCGCGCCACGGCGTGGTCATCACATGGGATCCGGGAGGAGATGGTCTCGGTGTCACGAATAGGAAGAACGTGCCGTGCCCATACACCTTTACGGTGAATATCATCGGTGGCCGCCTTAATCTGCATAATATGGTGCGATCGAACGACATGGTGCTCGGATTCCCATCAGACGTCGCTGGATTCGCCCTTTTACAACACATGCTCGCACAGAAGCTTGGTGTAAAAGCAGGAACCTATAGTCACTCGATATCGAACGCACACATCTATGACAACCAGTACGACGCCGTGAAGGAGATGGTAAAGAGAAAGAATGCCCATAAGCCGATCAAGGTCGCCCTGCCGAAGGCTGCCTATGATCGGGCGGAGAAGAAGGATCCGAAGCTTGTCGCGCAGATCGTCGAAGTCTTCCAAGCTCAGTACAGTCCGATGGATGCCATCAAAGGGCTTCAGATCGTAATGTAG
- a CDS encoding ABC transporter ATP-binding protein, which produces MSTPALVVTNVKKKYANGTEALKGVSLTVPAGDFFALLGPNGAGKTTIIGIISGLVNKSVGSVSVFGHDIDKEPELAKTRIGLVGQEINFNPFEKPIDIIVNQGGYYGIARAEAIPRAEQLLNDLGLGEKMNVRAMELSGGMKRRLMIARALIHKPRFLILDEPTAGVDVELRRGMWDYLRKLTSEGLTILLTTHYLEEAEQLAKHVAIISKGNFVAQGTMDEILAMHDDAGANDGYRGGRLEEVFIKLTSEK; this is translated from the coding sequence CGCTTACGGTCCCCGCCGGAGACTTTTTCGCCCTCCTCGGCCCGAATGGCGCCGGAAAGACGACTATTATCGGCATTATCTCCGGCCTCGTGAACAAGTCCGTGGGCTCGGTGTCGGTGTTCGGTCACGATATCGATAAGGAACCAGAACTCGCAAAGACCCGGATCGGCCTTGTCGGTCAGGAGATCAATTTCAACCCCTTCGAGAAGCCGATCGATATCATCGTCAATCAAGGCGGCTACTATGGCATCGCTCGCGCGGAGGCCATTCCCCGCGCTGAGCAACTTCTCAACGACCTCGGGTTGGGCGAGAAAATGAACGTCCGCGCCATGGAGCTCTCCGGCGGCATGAAGCGCCGGCTCATGATCGCCCGCGCGCTCATCCACAAGCCGCGCTTCCTCATCCTCGACGAGCCCACCGCCGGCGTTGATGTCGAGCTGCGTCGCGGCATGTGGGATTACCTCCGCAAACTCACCTCTGAAGGCCTCACCATCCTTCTCACCACCCACTATCTCGAAGAAGCGGAGCAGCTCGCGAAGCACGTCGCCATCATCAGTAAGGGTAATTTCGTCGCACAGGGAACGATGGATGAGATCCTTGCCATGCACGATGATGCCGGGGCGAATGACGGATATCGCGGCGGTCGTCTTGAGGAAGTCTTTATCAAGCTGACCTCCGAAAAATAG
- the dcd gene encoding dCTP deaminase, translating into MAILTKDEILARVKEGNLGFSPNLDQFQIQAHAVDLRLGFTFLLPKSWRMTKEGREAMMIDPLRDHGPEYFDVIELEQGQSFDLLPQEYVLVSTFETVRIPDDLMAVLYPRSSVNRKGLSVDLTGIIDSGYEGPLTLPIRNNTRSQVIQLHPGERICQVVFEELKHPVNARKSRWHQKDVVEKGKKEKSKEMKLVFSGDIKKLKSDFKAL; encoded by the coding sequence ATGGCCATACTCACCAAAGACGAAATACTCGCTCGTGTAAAAGAGGGGAATCTGGGCTTTTCGCCGAATCTTGATCAATTCCAGATCCAAGCGCACGCCGTCGATCTCCGATTGGGATTCACGTTCCTTCTGCCGAAATCGTGGCGCATGACGAAAGAAGGAAGAGAGGCGATGATGATCGATCCTCTGCGTGACCACGGCCCCGAGTATTTTGATGTGATCGAATTGGAGCAGGGGCAGTCGTTCGATCTGTTGCCGCAGGAATATGTCTTGGTGTCTACATTTGAGACCGTGCGCATTCCCGACGATCTTATGGCGGTGTTGTATCCACGCTCGTCGGTCAATCGTAAAGGCCTTTCCGTCGACCTCACCGGCATCATCGATAGTGGCTACGAAGGACCGCTCACGCTCCCGATCCGCAACAACACGCGATCCCAAGTCATTCAGCTCCATCCGGGTGAGCGCATCTGCCAGGTTGTCTTTGAAGAACTGAAGCATCCGGTGAACGCGCGCAAGAGCCGCTGGCATCAGAAGGACGTCGTCGAGAAGGGGAAGAAGGAGAAGTCGAAAGAAATGAAACTGGTTTTCTCGGGAGACATCAAGAAGCTGAAATCCGATTTCAAGGCTCTGTAG
- a CDS encoding ABC transporter permease, with translation MPANKLWISFYTMIRKDVVRMFRIWIQTFLPSVITSTLYFLVFGTVLGSQIGQMQGVDYMTFVVPGLVMLAIVTTSYANTSFTFFSSKFFARNIEEILVSPTPPWLMIAGFVGGGVVRGVITGTLVLLVSIFFTGLELSVHNFLIIFGFAVLTCLVFALAGLVNGIYAKTIDGINIVPTFVLTPLVYLGGIFYSVHNLPEWWQAITYANPLFYLINGFRYGFLGITDVSIAVSVAMLFAMVFALVALNWYLIRKGLGLKQ, from the coding sequence ATGCCTGCAAACAAACTCTGGATCAGCTTCTATACGATGATACGCAAGGACGTGGTCCGCATGTTCCGCATCTGGATCCAGACCTTCCTCCCGAGCGTCATCACCTCCACGCTCTACTTCCTCGTCTTCGGCACCGTGCTCGGCTCACAGATCGGTCAGATGCAGGGAGTGGATTACATGACATTCGTCGTCCCCGGTCTCGTGATGCTCGCGATCGTCACGACTTCCTATGCGAACACCTCATTCACCTTCTTCTCGTCGAAATTCTTCGCCCGCAATATCGAGGAGATCCTCGTCTCCCCGACACCGCCATGGCTCATGATTGCCGGCTTCGTGGGTGGCGGCGTCGTTCGCGGCGTCATCACCGGTACGCTCGTCCTTCTCGTCTCCATCTTTTTCACCGGATTAGAGCTCTCCGTGCACAACTTCCTCATCATCTTCGGTTTCGCGGTCCTTACCTGCCTCGTCTTCGCGCTCGCAGGCCTTGTAAACGGAATCTACGCGAAGACCATCGATGGCATCAATATCGTCCCGACCTTCGTCCTCACGCCACTAGTCTACCTCGGGGGCATCTTCTACTCGGTGCATAACCTTCCGGAATGGTGGCAGGCGATCACGTATGCGAATCCCCTCTTCTACCTCATCAACGGATTCCGCTACGGCTTCCTCGGCATCACCGATGTATCGATCGCCGTATCCGTCGCCATGCTGTTCGCCATGGTTTTCGCCCTCGTCGCCTTGAACTGGTACCTCATCCGCAAAGGACTCGGATTGAAGCAATAA
- a CDS encoding deoxynucleoside kinase — MAKGRLIVIDGSDGVGKATQTKLLVERLKKSGKKVETMDFPQYEKNFFGSFLKDCLTGKHGDFIGQNPYLVSIAYAADRWESKAKLEKWLKDGRIVVLNRYVSSNQMHQGGKISDTKARTAFLKWLDAMEHRTFGLPRPDLILYLHVPVAFSIQLMKGRGNEDLAESDPKHLERTQEAALKIIKAQGNWQKIDCIEKGELLPRPAIHEKIFTAVKKIVKV; from the coding sequence ATGGCAAAAGGTAGACTCATCGTGATAGACGGCTCAGACGGTGTCGGCAAAGCGACTCAGACCAAGCTCTTGGTTGAGCGCCTCAAGAAATCCGGAAAGAAGGTGGAAACGATGGATTTCCCGCAATACGAGAAGAACTTCTTCGGCTCGTTCCTGAAAGATTGCCTCACAGGAAAACACGGTGATTTCATCGGGCAGAATCCGTATCTTGTTTCTATCGCCTACGCAGCTGATCGCTGGGAATCGAAAGCGAAGCTCGAAAAGTGGTTGAAAGACGGTCGCATTGTTGTTCTCAATCGTTACGTAAGCTCCAATCAAATGCATCAGGGTGGAAAGATCTCCGATACAAAGGCCCGAACCGCCTTTTTGAAGTGGCTCGACGCGATGGAACACAGAACGTTCGGACTTCCGCGCCCTGATCTCATCCTGTACCTCCACGTACCTGTTGCATTCTCCATCCAGCTTATGAAGGGCCGCGGGAATGAGGACTTGGCAGAAAGCGACCCCAAGCATCTCGAGCGTACGCAAGAGGCAGCGCTCAAGATCATTAAGGCGCAGGGTAATTGGCAGAAGATCGACTGCATCGAAAAAGGCGAGCTCCTCCCTCGCCCCGCTATCCACGAGAAAATCTTCACTGCCGTGAAGAAAATCGTAAAGGTATAA